A genomic segment from Ramlibacter agri encodes:
- a CDS encoding GNAT family N-acetyltransferase, whose product MQDSSIDYVTRVLRAPGEASAAAWNALLAHAGFSPFMRHEYLGALHASGSATADQGWDPHFVTLWRGDELVAACPLYLKDHSYGEYVFDWAWANAYAQHGLHYYPKALVAVPFTPVPGPRLLARDATLRVALVKEVLAFCRRKKLSSLHLLFGDESDVAACSAAGLMLRHTVQFHWINEGWKDFDAFLASLAQEKRKKIRQERRKVAEAGVTFRASQGRAIAAADWDFFYQCYERTYLEHGNAPYLTRDFFRRMAATMPENWLLFVAERDGKRIAASLIGLGEDVAYGRYWGALERVDCLHFEACYYQPLAWCIANGIQRFEGGAQGEHKMARALMPVKTTSAHWLAHPAFADAIEQFLKREGRGVDSYLEHLEARSPFREAEGGQ is encoded by the coding sequence GTGCAGGACAGCTCAATCGATTATGTCACCCGGGTGCTGAGGGCGCCGGGAGAGGCCAGCGCCGCGGCGTGGAACGCGCTGCTGGCGCACGCGGGCTTCTCGCCCTTCATGCGGCACGAGTACCTCGGCGCCCTGCACGCGAGCGGAAGCGCGACCGCGGACCAGGGCTGGGACCCGCACTTCGTGACGCTGTGGCGCGGCGACGAGCTCGTGGCCGCCTGCCCGCTGTACCTCAAGGACCACTCCTACGGCGAGTACGTGTTCGACTGGGCCTGGGCCAATGCCTATGCGCAGCACGGCCTGCACTACTACCCCAAGGCGCTGGTGGCCGTGCCCTTCACGCCGGTGCCGGGCCCGCGACTGCTGGCGCGCGACGCGACGCTGCGCGTGGCGTTGGTGAAGGAGGTGCTGGCCTTCTGCCGCAGGAAGAAGCTGTCCTCCTTGCACCTGCTGTTCGGCGACGAGAGCGACGTCGCGGCCTGCAGCGCCGCGGGGCTGATGCTGCGCCACACCGTGCAGTTCCACTGGATCAACGAAGGCTGGAAGGACTTCGACGCCTTCCTCGCCAGCCTGGCGCAGGAAAAGCGCAAGAAGATCCGCCAGGAGCGGCGCAAGGTCGCCGAGGCCGGCGTCACCTTCCGCGCGAGCCAAGGGCGCGCCATCGCGGCGGCCGACTGGGACTTCTTCTACCAGTGCTACGAGCGCACCTACCTCGAACATGGCAACGCGCCCTACCTCACGCGCGACTTCTTCCGCCGCATGGCCGCCACGATGCCGGAGAACTGGCTGCTGTTCGTCGCCGAGCGGGACGGCAAGCGCATCGCCGCCAGCCTGATCGGGCTGGGCGAGGACGTGGCCTACGGCCGCTACTGGGGTGCGTTGGAGCGGGTCGACTGCCTGCACTTCGAGGCCTGCTACTACCAGCCGCTCGCCTGGTGCATCGCCAATGGCATCCAGCGCTTCGAAGGCGGCGCGCAAGGCGAACACAAGATGGCGCGCGCGCTGATGCCGGTGAAGACCACCAGCGCCCACTGGCTCGCGCACCCGGCCTTCGCCGATGCGATCGAGCAGTTCCTGAAGCGCGAGGGACGCGGCGTGGACAGCTACCTGGAACACCTGGAAGCGCGGTCGCCGTTTCGGGAAGCGGAAGGCGGGCAATAA
- a CDS encoding capsular biosynthesis protein translates to MTSTLVAGSKPRDALCPAAEPWHQPVHENPAFSCLKGAARVLMLQGPVGPFFDRLAGWLQARGCKVERIVFQGGDEHDCQSVRPMRFRAAPAEWPAYISELLQSQRPDCILLFGQGRSYHKVALERARAMDLPVVVTEEGYFRPGYVTMELGGVNGYSTTLERFEWAGAEDRALHPSISPMHFQKMAWHASQHYVALDKRRRQYPHYEHHRSTHAPSYALYWTRSWLRKGLHRGTDGKLQHWLVATGQPYYFVPLQLEGDSQVTQHSSYASVSQFVTQVLHSFARHAPAGSLLVFRQHPHARGGPGHQGLIRSLARSLGASGRIFHLVEGDTPVLAQHSLGTVLINSTVGLQALERGSPLIVLGDAPYKRPALTFTGPLDAFWSERAPPDPEAAGRFLAQVKNLTQAPASVYALRNEPLPWVSSLVPAPPKLQMADR, encoded by the coding sequence ATGACCAGTACCCTGGTCGCGGGGAGCAAGCCCCGCGACGCCCTCTGTCCAGCCGCCGAACCCTGGCACCAGCCGGTTCACGAGAACCCGGCGTTCTCGTGCCTGAAGGGCGCGGCACGCGTTCTGATGCTGCAAGGGCCCGTGGGGCCCTTTTTCGATCGGTTGGCGGGCTGGCTGCAGGCGCGTGGCTGCAAAGTCGAACGCATCGTCTTCCAGGGCGGCGACGAACACGATTGCCAGTCCGTGCGGCCCATGCGCTTTCGCGCAGCGCCGGCCGAATGGCCAGCCTACATCAGCGAACTGCTCCAGTCGCAACGGCCCGACTGCATCCTGCTGTTCGGTCAGGGTCGCTCCTATCACAAGGTGGCGCTGGAGCGCGCTCGCGCCATGGACCTTCCCGTCGTCGTGACGGAGGAAGGCTATTTCCGCCCCGGCTACGTGACCATGGAACTGGGCGGCGTCAACGGCTATTCGACGACCCTGGAGCGTTTCGAGTGGGCGGGCGCGGAAGACAGGGCGCTGCACCCTTCGATCAGCCCGATGCATTTCCAGAAGATGGCGTGGCACGCGTCGCAGCACTACGTGGCCTTGGACAAGCGGCGCCGCCAGTACCCGCACTACGAGCACCATCGCTCGACGCACGCGCCTTCCTATGCGTTGTACTGGACCCGCTCGTGGCTCCGCAAGGGCTTGCATCGCGGAACCGACGGCAAGCTGCAGCACTGGCTGGTTGCCACCGGGCAGCCGTACTATTTCGTCCCGCTGCAGCTGGAAGGAGACAGCCAGGTCACGCAGCACAGCTCCTATGCCTCCGTGTCGCAGTTCGTGACGCAGGTGCTGCATTCCTTCGCGCGTCACGCGCCCGCCGGCTCCTTGCTGGTGTTCCGCCAGCATCCACACGCGCGCGGCGGCCCCGGGCATCAGGGACTGATCCGATCCCTCGCAAGAAGCCTGGGCGCGAGCGGCCGCATCTTCCACCTGGTGGAGGGCGACACCCCCGTCCTGGCCCAGCACTCGCTGGGCACGGTCTTGATCAACAGCACGGTGGGGTTGCAGGCGCTGGAACGCGGCTCGCCGCTGATCGTGCTCGGCGACGCGCCTTACAAGCGGCCCGCGCTGACGTTCACCGGCCCGCTGGATGCCTTCTGGAGCGAGCGCGCGCCGCCCGATCCGGAAGCGGCCGGGCGATTCCTCGCCCAGGTGAAGAACCTCACTCAGGCCCCCGCGAGCGTCTATGCACTGCGCAACGAGCCGCTGCCGTGGGTGTCTTCGTTGGTACCGGCGCCGCCGAAGTTGCAAATGGCGGACAGGTGA
- a CDS encoding ABC transporter permease, whose amino-acid sequence MEPALSALRVQVRVVRALLLREILTRYGRHNIGFLWLFVEPMIFTLGVAALWTFARFHEHSSIPVVAFAVTGYSSVLLWRNMPTRCIGAVEPNLALMSHRQVKVIDIFLSRLVLEAMGATISFIVLSLVFIAMGWMKMPHDVLKIAQAWFMLAWFGMALAIFLGSLSIRSELVEKLWYPAAYLLFPLSGAAFMVDWLPPAARKVVLLLPMVHGVECLREGYFGPAVSSHHDLAYMGIFSLALTAVALAQERVASKQVVPG is encoded by the coding sequence ATGGAACCGGCCTTGAGCGCGCTGCGAGTCCAGGTCCGCGTGGTGCGCGCGCTTCTTCTGCGCGAGATCCTCACCCGCTACGGACGGCACAACATCGGCTTCCTGTGGCTGTTCGTCGAGCCGATGATCTTCACGCTGGGGGTCGCGGCGCTGTGGACCTTCGCCCGCTTCCACGAGCATTCCTCGATTCCCGTCGTCGCCTTCGCCGTGACCGGCTATTCCTCCGTTCTCCTGTGGCGCAACATGCCGACCCGCTGCATCGGCGCGGTGGAGCCCAATCTCGCGCTGATGTCGCATCGGCAGGTGAAGGTCATCGACATCTTCCTGTCCCGGCTAGTCCTCGAAGCGATGGGTGCCACGATCTCCTTCATCGTGCTGTCCCTCGTCTTCATCGCCATGGGCTGGATGAAGATGCCGCACGATGTGCTGAAGATCGCGCAGGCCTGGTTCATGCTCGCCTGGTTCGGCATGGCGCTCGCGATCTTCCTGGGTTCGCTCTCGATCCGGTCCGAGCTGGTCGAAAAGCTCTGGTATCCCGCCGCCTATCTCCTGTTCCCGCTGTCCGGTGCCGCCTTCATGGTGGACTGGCTGCCGCCAGCGGCACGGAAGGTCGTCCTGCTGCTGCCCATGGTCCATGGCGTGGAGTGCCTGCGCGAGGGCTACTTCGGCCCCGCCGTGAGCTCCCACCATGACCTGGCCTACATGGGAATCTTCAGCCTCGCCCTGACCGCGGTGGCCCTCGCGCAGGAGCGCGTGGCCAGCAAGCAGGTGGTGCCGGGATGA